From the genome of Papaver somniferum cultivar HN1 chromosome 2, ASM357369v1, whole genome shotgun sequence, one region includes:
- the LOC113353629 gene encoding lachrymatory-factor synthase-like: protein MYPLHMQWSLGYHGNMRCLLRSTISKASQETAEEQKWKGKATTNLKDLTAEEVWPFFEDFLSIHKWLPGVDACSLVEGVSGEPGCVRYCTGTAVPTDGGEESVISWVKEKLLSIDPVERCISYEVIEGNVGFESYIATIKISSGSEDTQENGQSGSMIEWGYIVNPIPGWKSEDLASYIDSILHTMVKRMEEALLQAKS, encoded by the exons ATGTACCCCTTGCACATGCAATGGAGCCTTGGATATCATGGTAATATGAGGTGTCTCTTGCGGTCAACAATCTCAAAAGCATCCCAG gaaacagctgaagaacaGAAATGGAAGGGGAAGGCAACTACCAATCTAAAAGACTTAACAGCAGAAGAAGTATGGCCTTTCTTTGAGGATTTCCTCAGCATACACAAGTGGTTACCAGGAGTTGACGCATGTAGCTTAGTTGAAGGAGTATCTGGAGAACCAGGCTGTGTCCGGTACTGTACTGGCACTGCCGTTCCAACAGACGGTGGTGAAGAATCAGTGATTAGTTGGGTGAAGGAGAAGTTGTTATCTATTGATCCGGTTGAACGGTGCATAAGTTACGAAGTGATCGAAGGGAACGTTGGGTTTGAATCATACATAGCAACCATCAAGATTTCCTCCGGCTCTGAGGATACCCAAGAGAATGGTCAAAGTGGGTCGATGATTGAGTGGGGATATATTGTTAATCCGATCCCAGGGTGGAAATCTGAGGATTTGGCTTCTTATATTGATTCTATTTTGCATACCATGGTTAAGAGAATGGAAGAAGCACTGCTTCAGGCTAAGTCGTAG